The following coding sequences lie in one Alosa alosa isolate M-15738 ecotype Scorff River chromosome 21, AALO_Geno_1.1, whole genome shotgun sequence genomic window:
- the dlg3 gene encoding disks large homolog 3 isoform X2, producing the protein MYKYEEIILERLSCLGSGCADVTVRESLVASAQRTPNEGNSGLGFSIAGGIDNPHIPDDPGIFITKIIPGGAAAMDGRLGVNDCVLKVNEVDVSEVVHSRAVEALKEAGPVVRLLVRRRQAPPETILEVNLLKGPKGLGFSIAGGIGNQHIPGDNSIYITKIIEGGAAQKDGRLQTGDRLLAVNNIVLQDVRHEEAVAALKNTSDMVYLKVAKPGPVHLNDMYAPPDYSSSLALPPAFPTMVDNHVGHNSNMAYMGAMEPKPVYPPPQVTPSRYSPVPRHMLGEDDFTRAEPVYSAIHKPLLGESGAPASSPHLCSGALGDAPPAPSPATCQSLVPYIGREPRKVLLHKGSTGLGFNIVGGEDGEGIFVSFILAGGPADLSGELRRGDRILSVNGVNLRNATHEQAAAALKRAGQTVTIIAQYRPEEYSRFESKIHDLREQMMNSSMSSGSGSLRTSEKRSLYVRALFDYDRTRDSCLPSQGLSFSYGDILHVINASDDEWWQARLVTPHGESDQIGVIPSKKRVEKKERARLKTVKFHARTGMIESNRDFPGLSDDFYGSKSLKCLTSNTSDSESSSKGQEDTILSYEPVIRQEIHYTRPVIILGPMKDRVNDDLISEFPHKFGSCVPHTTRSRRENEMDGQDYHFVGSREQMEKDIQDNKFIEAGQFNENLYGTSVLSVRTVAERGKHCILDVSGNAIKRLQQAQLHPISIFIKPKSIEALMEMNKRQTYEQANKVFDKAMKLEQEFGEFFTAIVQGDSLEEIYDKIKLIIEEQSGPYIWIPSSEKL; encoded by the exons ATGTACAAATATGAAGAGATCATCTTGGAAAGG CTGTCTTGTTTGGGGTCTGGCTGTGCCGATGTGACTGTTAGAGAGAGCCTGGTTGCCTCTGCCCAAAGAACACCAAATGAG GGCAACTCTGGCCTGGGCTTCAGCATCGCTGGGGGAATAGACAATCCGCACATCCCAGACGACCCAGGGATCTTTATCACCAAGATCATTCCTGGAGGAGCTGCTGCCATGGATGGCAGGCTGGG ggtgaatGACTGCGTGCTGAAGGTGAATGAGGTGGACGTGTCTGAGGTGGTGCACAGCCGGGCGGTGGAGGCTCTGAAGGAGGCGGGGCCTGTGGTCAGACTGCTGGTGCGCCGGAGGCAGGCTCCACCCGAGACCATCCTGGAGGTCAACCTGCTCAAGGGGCCCAAag GCCTGGGCTTCAGTATTGCTGGAGGCATTGGCAACCAGCACATCCCCGGAGACAACAGTATCTACATCACAAAGATCATTGAGGGCGGAGCAGCACAGAAAGATGGCCGTCTACAGACTGGAGATCGCCTGCTTGCT GTCAACAACATCGTGCTGCAAGACGTGCGTCACGAGGAGGCGGTGGCGGCGCTGAAGAACACCTCTGACATGGTCTACCTGAAGGTGGCCAAGCCGGGCCCCGTGCACCTCAACGACATGTACGCCCCGCCAGACTACTCCAGCA GCCTCGCCCTCCCTCCAGCCTTCCCCACCATGGTGGACAACCACGTGGGCCACAACTCCAACATGGCCTACATGGGAGCCATGGAGCCCAAGCCTGTGTACCCGCCACCCCAGGTCACCCCCTCCAGATACTCCCCAGTGCCACGCCACATGCTGGGGGAGGACGACTTCACCAG GGCCGAGCCCGTTTACAGCGCCATCCACAAACCGCTGCTGGGGGAGTCCGGCGCCCCGGCCTCCTCCCCCCATCTGTGCAGCGGGGCGCTCGGGGACGCCCCCCCAGCCCCGTCGCCTGCCACGTGCCAAAGCCTGGTGCCCTACATCGGCAG GGAGCCGAGGAAGGTGCTGCTGCACAAGGGCTCCACGGGGCTGGGCTTCAACATCGTGGGCGGAGAGGACGGCGAGGGCATCTTCGTCTCCTTCATCCTGGCAGGCGGACCGGCAGACCTCAGTGGCGAACTGCGGAGGGGCGACCGCATCCTGTCC GTGAATGGGGTGAATCTGCGTAATGCCACCCACGAGCAGGCGGCAGCTGCACTGAAGAGAGCTGGGCAGACGGTCACCATTATTGCTCAGTACAGGCCAGAGG aGTACAGCCGCTTTGAGTCTAAGATCCACGATCTGAGGGAGCAGATGATGAACAGCAGCATGAGCTCTGGGTCAGGCTCCCTGCGCACCAGTGAAAAGAGATCCCTCTACGTCAG GGCTCTGTTTGACTACGACCGAACCAGGGACAGCTGCCTGCCCAGCCAGGGCCTGAGCTTCTCTTACGGGGACATCCTGCATGTCATCAACGCTTCTGACGACGAGTGGTGGCAGGCACGACTGGTGACGCCCCATGGCGAGAGTGATCAGATCGGGGTCATTCCCAGCAAGAAGAG GGTGGAGAAGAAGGAGCGGGCGCGGTTAAAAACGGTCAAGTTCCACGCCAGGACGGGCATGATCGAGTCCAACCGG GACTTCCCAGGGTTAAGCGATGACTTTTATGGATCAAAGAGTTTGA AATGCTTGACTTCTAACACAAGTGACAGTGAAAGCAGTTCAA AAGGGCAAGAGGATACAATTTTGTCCTATGAGCCAGTGATTCGACAGGAGA TTCATTACACACGGCCTGTGATCATCCTGGGCCCCATGAAGGACCGAGTAAACGATGACCTGATCTCGGAGTTCCCCCATAAGTTTGGCTCATGTGTCCCAC ACACTACTCGCTCCAGGCGAGAGAACGAGATGGACGGGCAGGACTACCACTTCGTGGGCTCACGCGAGCAGATGGAGAAGGACATCCAGGACAACAAGTTCATCGAGGCGGGCCAGTTTAACGAGAACCTCTACGGGACCAGCGTCCTGTCTGTCCGAACTGTGGCTGAAAGG GGGAAGCACTGTATCCTGGATGTGTCTGGGAATGCCATTAAACGACTGCAACAAGCACAACTTCACCCCATTTCCATTTTCATTAAGCCAAAATCCATTGAAGCTCTTAT GGAAATGAATAAACGGCAGACATACGAACAAGCCAATAAAGTCTTCGACAAGGCAATGAAGCTTGAACAAGAATTTGGAGAATTCTTCACAG CCATAGTCCAGGGTGACTCACTAGAGGAGATCTACGATAAAATCAAGCTGATCATCGAGGAGCAGTCGGGGCCCTACATCTGGATCCCCTCTTCTGAAAAGCTCTGA
- the dlg3 gene encoding disks large homolog 3 isoform X1: MYKYEEIILERLSCLGSGCADVTVRESLVASAQRTPNEGNSGLGFSIAGGIDNPHIPDDPGIFITKIIPGGAAAMDGRLGVNDCVLKVNEVDVSEVVHSRAVEALKEAGPVVRLLVRRRQAPPETILEVNLLKGPKGLGFSIAGGIGNQHIPGDNSIYITKIIEGGAAQKDGRLQTGDRLLAVNNIVLQDVRHEEAVAALKNTSDMVYLKVAKPGPVHLNDMYAPPDYSSTFPTMVDNHVGHNSNMAYMGAMEPKPVYPPPQVTPSRYSPVPRHMLGEDDFTRAEPVYSAIHKPLLGESGAPASSPHLCSGALGDAPPAPSPATCQSLVPYIGREPRKVLLHKGSTGLGFNIVGGEDGEGIFVSFILAGGPADLSGELRRGDRILSVNGVNLRNATHEQAAAALKRAGQTVTIIAQYRPEEYSRFESKIHDLREQMMNSSMSSGSGSLRTSEKRSLYVRALFDYDRTRDSCLPSQGLSFSYGDILHVINASDDEWWQARLVTPHGESDQIGVIPSKKRVEKKERARLKTVKFHARTGMIESNRPVKVKRKKSFNLSRKFPFYKSKENIVQELVESEQCLTSNTSDSESSSKGQEDTILSYEPVIRQEIHYTRPVIILGPMKDRVNDDLISEFPHKFGSCVPHTTRSRRENEMDGQDYHFVGSREQMEKDIQDNKFIEAGQFNENLYGTSVLSVRTVAERGKHCILDVSGNAIKRLQQAQLHPISIFIKPKSIEALMEMNKRQTYEQANKVFDKAMKLEQEFGEFFTAIVQGDSLEEIYDKIKLIIEEQSGPYIWIPSSEKL; this comes from the exons ATGTACAAATATGAAGAGATCATCTTGGAAAGG CTGTCTTGTTTGGGGTCTGGCTGTGCCGATGTGACTGTTAGAGAGAGCCTGGTTGCCTCTGCCCAAAGAACACCAAATGAG GGCAACTCTGGCCTGGGCTTCAGCATCGCTGGGGGAATAGACAATCCGCACATCCCAGACGACCCAGGGATCTTTATCACCAAGATCATTCCTGGAGGAGCTGCTGCCATGGATGGCAGGCTGGG ggtgaatGACTGCGTGCTGAAGGTGAATGAGGTGGACGTGTCTGAGGTGGTGCACAGCCGGGCGGTGGAGGCTCTGAAGGAGGCGGGGCCTGTGGTCAGACTGCTGGTGCGCCGGAGGCAGGCTCCACCCGAGACCATCCTGGAGGTCAACCTGCTCAAGGGGCCCAAag GCCTGGGCTTCAGTATTGCTGGAGGCATTGGCAACCAGCACATCCCCGGAGACAACAGTATCTACATCACAAAGATCATTGAGGGCGGAGCAGCACAGAAAGATGGCCGTCTACAGACTGGAGATCGCCTGCTTGCT GTCAACAACATCGTGCTGCAAGACGTGCGTCACGAGGAGGCGGTGGCGGCGCTGAAGAACACCTCTGACATGGTCTACCTGAAGGTGGCCAAGCCGGGCCCCGTGCACCTCAACGACATGTACGCCCCGCCAGACTACTCCAGCA CCTTCCCCACCATGGTGGACAACCACGTGGGCCACAACTCCAACATGGCCTACATGGGAGCCATGGAGCCCAAGCCTGTGTACCCGCCACCCCAGGTCACCCCCTCCAGATACTCCCCAGTGCCACGCCACATGCTGGGGGAGGACGACTTCACCAG GGCCGAGCCCGTTTACAGCGCCATCCACAAACCGCTGCTGGGGGAGTCCGGCGCCCCGGCCTCCTCCCCCCATCTGTGCAGCGGGGCGCTCGGGGACGCCCCCCCAGCCCCGTCGCCTGCCACGTGCCAAAGCCTGGTGCCCTACATCGGCAG GGAGCCGAGGAAGGTGCTGCTGCACAAGGGCTCCACGGGGCTGGGCTTCAACATCGTGGGCGGAGAGGACGGCGAGGGCATCTTCGTCTCCTTCATCCTGGCAGGCGGACCGGCAGACCTCAGTGGCGAACTGCGGAGGGGCGACCGCATCCTGTCC GTGAATGGGGTGAATCTGCGTAATGCCACCCACGAGCAGGCGGCAGCTGCACTGAAGAGAGCTGGGCAGACGGTCACCATTATTGCTCAGTACAGGCCAGAGG aGTACAGCCGCTTTGAGTCTAAGATCCACGATCTGAGGGAGCAGATGATGAACAGCAGCATGAGCTCTGGGTCAGGCTCCCTGCGCACCAGTGAAAAGAGATCCCTCTACGTCAG GGCTCTGTTTGACTACGACCGAACCAGGGACAGCTGCCTGCCCAGCCAGGGCCTGAGCTTCTCTTACGGGGACATCCTGCATGTCATCAACGCTTCTGACGACGAGTGGTGGCAGGCACGACTGGTGACGCCCCATGGCGAGAGTGATCAGATCGGGGTCATTCCCAGCAAGAAGAG GGTGGAGAAGAAGGAGCGGGCGCGGTTAAAAACGGTCAAGTTCCACGCCAGGACGGGCATGATCGAGTCCAACCGG CCGGTCAAAGTAAAGCGCAAAAAAAGCTTCAACCTTTCACGCAAGTTCCCGTTTTACAAGAGCAAGGAGAACATTGTCCAGGAACTTGTGGAGTCTGAAC AATGCTTGACTTCTAACACAAGTGACAGTGAAAGCAGTTCAA AAGGGCAAGAGGATACAATTTTGTCCTATGAGCCAGTGATTCGACAGGAGA TTCATTACACACGGCCTGTGATCATCCTGGGCCCCATGAAGGACCGAGTAAACGATGACCTGATCTCGGAGTTCCCCCATAAGTTTGGCTCATGTGTCCCAC ACACTACTCGCTCCAGGCGAGAGAACGAGATGGACGGGCAGGACTACCACTTCGTGGGCTCACGCGAGCAGATGGAGAAGGACATCCAGGACAACAAGTTCATCGAGGCGGGCCAGTTTAACGAGAACCTCTACGGGACCAGCGTCCTGTCTGTCCGAACTGTGGCTGAAAGG GGGAAGCACTGTATCCTGGATGTGTCTGGGAATGCCATTAAACGACTGCAACAAGCACAACTTCACCCCATTTCCATTTTCATTAAGCCAAAATCCATTGAAGCTCTTAT GGAAATGAATAAACGGCAGACATACGAACAAGCCAATAAAGTCTTCGACAAGGCAATGAAGCTTGAACAAGAATTTGGAGAATTCTTCACAG CCATAGTCCAGGGTGACTCACTAGAGGAGATCTACGATAAAATCAAGCTGATCATCGAGGAGCAGTCGGGGCCCTACATCTGGATCCCCTCTTCTGAAAAGCTCTGA
- the dlg3 gene encoding disks large homolog 3 isoform X5, with protein MYKYEEIILERLSCLGSGCADVTVRESLVASAQRTPNEGNSGLGFSIAGGIDNPHIPDDPGIFITKIIPGGAAAMDGRLGVNDCVLKVNEVDVSEVVHSRAVEALKEAGPVVRLLVRRRQAPPETILEVNLLKGPKGLGFSIAGGIGNQHIPGDNSIYITKIIEGGAAQKDGRLQTGDRLLAVNNIVLQDVRHEEAVAALKNTSDMVYLKVAKPGPVHLNDMYAPPDYSSSLALPPAFPTMVDNHVGHNSNMAYMGAMEPKPVYPPPQVTPSRYSPVPRHMLGEDDFTREPRKVLLHKGSTGLGFNIVGGEDGEGIFVSFILAGGPADLSGELRRGDRILSVNGVNLRNATHEQAAAALKRAGQTVTIIAQYRPEEYSRFESKIHDLREQMMNSSMSSGSGSLRTSEKRSLYVRALFDYDRTRDSCLPSQGLSFSYGDILHVINASDDEWWQARLVTPHGESDQIGVIPSKKRVEKKERARLKTVKFHARTGMIESNRPVKVKRKKSFNLSRKFPFYKSKENIVQELVESEQCLTSNTSDSESSSKGQEDTILSYEPVIRQEIHYTRPVIILGPMKDRVNDDLISEFPHKFGSCVPHTTRSRRENEMDGQDYHFVGSREQMEKDIQDNKFIEAGQFNENLYGTSVLSVRTVAERGKHCILDVSGNAIKRLQQAQLHPISIFIKPKSIEALMEMNKRQTYEQANKVFDKAMKLEQEFGEFFTAIVQGDSLEEIYDKIKLIIEEQSGPYIWIPSSEKL; from the exons ATGTACAAATATGAAGAGATCATCTTGGAAAGG CTGTCTTGTTTGGGGTCTGGCTGTGCCGATGTGACTGTTAGAGAGAGCCTGGTTGCCTCTGCCCAAAGAACACCAAATGAG GGCAACTCTGGCCTGGGCTTCAGCATCGCTGGGGGAATAGACAATCCGCACATCCCAGACGACCCAGGGATCTTTATCACCAAGATCATTCCTGGAGGAGCTGCTGCCATGGATGGCAGGCTGGG ggtgaatGACTGCGTGCTGAAGGTGAATGAGGTGGACGTGTCTGAGGTGGTGCACAGCCGGGCGGTGGAGGCTCTGAAGGAGGCGGGGCCTGTGGTCAGACTGCTGGTGCGCCGGAGGCAGGCTCCACCCGAGACCATCCTGGAGGTCAACCTGCTCAAGGGGCCCAAag GCCTGGGCTTCAGTATTGCTGGAGGCATTGGCAACCAGCACATCCCCGGAGACAACAGTATCTACATCACAAAGATCATTGAGGGCGGAGCAGCACAGAAAGATGGCCGTCTACAGACTGGAGATCGCCTGCTTGCT GTCAACAACATCGTGCTGCAAGACGTGCGTCACGAGGAGGCGGTGGCGGCGCTGAAGAACACCTCTGACATGGTCTACCTGAAGGTGGCCAAGCCGGGCCCCGTGCACCTCAACGACATGTACGCCCCGCCAGACTACTCCAGCA GCCTCGCCCTCCCTCCAGCCTTCCCCACCATGGTGGACAACCACGTGGGCCACAACTCCAACATGGCCTACATGGGAGCCATGGAGCCCAAGCCTGTGTACCCGCCACCCCAGGTCACCCCCTCCAGATACTCCCCAGTGCCACGCCACATGCTGGGGGAGGACGACTTCACCAG GGAGCCGAGGAAGGTGCTGCTGCACAAGGGCTCCACGGGGCTGGGCTTCAACATCGTGGGCGGAGAGGACGGCGAGGGCATCTTCGTCTCCTTCATCCTGGCAGGCGGACCGGCAGACCTCAGTGGCGAACTGCGGAGGGGCGACCGCATCCTGTCC GTGAATGGGGTGAATCTGCGTAATGCCACCCACGAGCAGGCGGCAGCTGCACTGAAGAGAGCTGGGCAGACGGTCACCATTATTGCTCAGTACAGGCCAGAGG aGTACAGCCGCTTTGAGTCTAAGATCCACGATCTGAGGGAGCAGATGATGAACAGCAGCATGAGCTCTGGGTCAGGCTCCCTGCGCACCAGTGAAAAGAGATCCCTCTACGTCAG GGCTCTGTTTGACTACGACCGAACCAGGGACAGCTGCCTGCCCAGCCAGGGCCTGAGCTTCTCTTACGGGGACATCCTGCATGTCATCAACGCTTCTGACGACGAGTGGTGGCAGGCACGACTGGTGACGCCCCATGGCGAGAGTGATCAGATCGGGGTCATTCCCAGCAAGAAGAG GGTGGAGAAGAAGGAGCGGGCGCGGTTAAAAACGGTCAAGTTCCACGCCAGGACGGGCATGATCGAGTCCAACCGG CCGGTCAAAGTAAAGCGCAAAAAAAGCTTCAACCTTTCACGCAAGTTCCCGTTTTACAAGAGCAAGGAGAACATTGTCCAGGAACTTGTGGAGTCTGAAC AATGCTTGACTTCTAACACAAGTGACAGTGAAAGCAGTTCAA AAGGGCAAGAGGATACAATTTTGTCCTATGAGCCAGTGATTCGACAGGAGA TTCATTACACACGGCCTGTGATCATCCTGGGCCCCATGAAGGACCGAGTAAACGATGACCTGATCTCGGAGTTCCCCCATAAGTTTGGCTCATGTGTCCCAC ACACTACTCGCTCCAGGCGAGAGAACGAGATGGACGGGCAGGACTACCACTTCGTGGGCTCACGCGAGCAGATGGAGAAGGACATCCAGGACAACAAGTTCATCGAGGCGGGCCAGTTTAACGAGAACCTCTACGGGACCAGCGTCCTGTCTGTCCGAACTGTGGCTGAAAGG GGGAAGCACTGTATCCTGGATGTGTCTGGGAATGCCATTAAACGACTGCAACAAGCACAACTTCACCCCATTTCCATTTTCATTAAGCCAAAATCCATTGAAGCTCTTAT GGAAATGAATAAACGGCAGACATACGAACAAGCCAATAAAGTCTTCGACAAGGCAATGAAGCTTGAACAAGAATTTGGAGAATTCTTCACAG CCATAGTCCAGGGTGACTCACTAGAGGAGATCTACGATAAAATCAAGCTGATCATCGAGGAGCAGTCGGGGCCCTACATCTGGATCCCCTCTTCTGAAAAGCTCTGA
- the dlg3 gene encoding disks large homolog 3 isoform X12, whose amino-acid sequence MFSVNISSSMLLVRDQHEWRTRRGLPSWTKHTTSREPRKVLLHKGSTGLGFNIVGGEDGEGIFVSFILAGGPADLSGELRRGDRILSVNGVNLRNATHEQAAAALKRAGQTVTIIAQYRPEEYSRFESKIHDLREQMMNSSMSSGSGSLRTSEKRSLYVRALFDYDRTRDSCLPSQGLSFSYGDILHVINASDDEWWQARLVTPHGESDQIGVIPSKKRVEKKERARLKTVKFHARTGMIESNRPVKVKRKKSFNLSRKFPFYKSKENIVQELVESEQCLTSNTSDSESSSKGQEDTILSYEPVIRQEIHYTRPVIILGPMKDRVNDDLISEFPHKFGSCVPHTTRSRRENEMDGQDYHFVGSREQMEKDIQDNKFIEAGQFNENLYGTSVLSVRTVAERGKHCILDVSGNAIKRLQQAQLHPISIFIKPKSIEALMEMNKRQTYEQANKVFDKAMKLEQEFGEFFTAIVQGDSLEEIYDKIKLIIEEQSGPYIWIPSSEKL is encoded by the exons ATGTTTTCGGTGAATATTTCGTCCTCCATGTTGCTGGTGAGGGATCAACATGAGTGGAGGACTAGGAGGGGTCTCCCATCCTGGACTAAACACACCACAAGCAG GGAGCCGAGGAAGGTGCTGCTGCACAAGGGCTCCACGGGGCTGGGCTTCAACATCGTGGGCGGAGAGGACGGCGAGGGCATCTTCGTCTCCTTCATCCTGGCAGGCGGACCGGCAGACCTCAGTGGCGAACTGCGGAGGGGCGACCGCATCCTGTCC GTGAATGGGGTGAATCTGCGTAATGCCACCCACGAGCAGGCGGCAGCTGCACTGAAGAGAGCTGGGCAGACGGTCACCATTATTGCTCAGTACAGGCCAGAGG aGTACAGCCGCTTTGAGTCTAAGATCCACGATCTGAGGGAGCAGATGATGAACAGCAGCATGAGCTCTGGGTCAGGCTCCCTGCGCACCAGTGAAAAGAGATCCCTCTACGTCAG GGCTCTGTTTGACTACGACCGAACCAGGGACAGCTGCCTGCCCAGCCAGGGCCTGAGCTTCTCTTACGGGGACATCCTGCATGTCATCAACGCTTCTGACGACGAGTGGTGGCAGGCACGACTGGTGACGCCCCATGGCGAGAGTGATCAGATCGGGGTCATTCCCAGCAAGAAGAG GGTGGAGAAGAAGGAGCGGGCGCGGTTAAAAACGGTCAAGTTCCACGCCAGGACGGGCATGATCGAGTCCAACCGG CCGGTCAAAGTAAAGCGCAAAAAAAGCTTCAACCTTTCACGCAAGTTCCCGTTTTACAAGAGCAAGGAGAACATTGTCCAGGAACTTGTGGAGTCTGAAC AATGCTTGACTTCTAACACAAGTGACAGTGAAAGCAGTTCAA AAGGGCAAGAGGATACAATTTTGTCCTATGAGCCAGTGATTCGACAGGAGA TTCATTACACACGGCCTGTGATCATCCTGGGCCCCATGAAGGACCGAGTAAACGATGACCTGATCTCGGAGTTCCCCCATAAGTTTGGCTCATGTGTCCCAC ACACTACTCGCTCCAGGCGAGAGAACGAGATGGACGGGCAGGACTACCACTTCGTGGGCTCACGCGAGCAGATGGAGAAGGACATCCAGGACAACAAGTTCATCGAGGCGGGCCAGTTTAACGAGAACCTCTACGGGACCAGCGTCCTGTCTGTCCGAACTGTGGCTGAAAGG GGGAAGCACTGTATCCTGGATGTGTCTGGGAATGCCATTAAACGACTGCAACAAGCACAACTTCACCCCATTTCCATTTTCATTAAGCCAAAATCCATTGAAGCTCTTAT GGAAATGAATAAACGGCAGACATACGAACAAGCCAATAAAGTCTTCGACAAGGCAATGAAGCTTGAACAAGAATTTGGAGAATTCTTCACAG CCATAGTCCAGGGTGACTCACTAGAGGAGATCTACGATAAAATCAAGCTGATCATCGAGGAGCAGTCGGGGCCCTACATCTGGATCCCCTCTTCTGAAAAGCTCTGA
- the dlg3 gene encoding disks large homolog 3 isoform X13, with protein MMNSSMSSGSGSLRTSEKRSLYVRALFDYDRTRDSCLPSQGLSFSYGDILHVINASDDEWWQARLVTPHGESDQIGVIPSKKRVEKKERARLKTVKFHARTGMIESNRPVKVKRKKSFNLSRKFPFYKSKENIVQELVESEQCLTSNTSDSESSSKGQEDTILSYEPVIRQEIHYTRPVIILGPMKDRVNDDLISEFPHKFGSCVPHTTRSRRENEMDGQDYHFVGSREQMEKDIQDNKFIEAGQFNENLYGTSVLSVRTVAERGKHCILDVSGNAIKRLQQAQLHPISIFIKPKSIEALMEMNKRQTYEQANKVFDKAMKLEQEFGEFFTAIVQGDSLEEIYDKIKLIIEEQSGPYIWIPSSEKL; from the exons ATGATGAACAGCAGCATGAGCTCTGGGTCAGGCTCCCTGCGCACCAGTGAAAAGAGATCCCTCTACGTCAG GGCTCTGTTTGACTACGACCGAACCAGGGACAGCTGCCTGCCCAGCCAGGGCCTGAGCTTCTCTTACGGGGACATCCTGCATGTCATCAACGCTTCTGACGACGAGTGGTGGCAGGCACGACTGGTGACGCCCCATGGCGAGAGTGATCAGATCGGGGTCATTCCCAGCAAGAAGAG GGTGGAGAAGAAGGAGCGGGCGCGGTTAAAAACGGTCAAGTTCCACGCCAGGACGGGCATGATCGAGTCCAACCGG CCGGTCAAAGTAAAGCGCAAAAAAAGCTTCAACCTTTCACGCAAGTTCCCGTTTTACAAGAGCAAGGAGAACATTGTCCAGGAACTTGTGGAGTCTGAAC AATGCTTGACTTCTAACACAAGTGACAGTGAAAGCAGTTCAA AAGGGCAAGAGGATACAATTTTGTCCTATGAGCCAGTGATTCGACAGGAGA TTCATTACACACGGCCTGTGATCATCCTGGGCCCCATGAAGGACCGAGTAAACGATGACCTGATCTCGGAGTTCCCCCATAAGTTTGGCTCATGTGTCCCAC ACACTACTCGCTCCAGGCGAGAGAACGAGATGGACGGGCAGGACTACCACTTCGTGGGCTCACGCGAGCAGATGGAGAAGGACATCCAGGACAACAAGTTCATCGAGGCGGGCCAGTTTAACGAGAACCTCTACGGGACCAGCGTCCTGTCTGTCCGAACTGTGGCTGAAAGG GGGAAGCACTGTATCCTGGATGTGTCTGGGAATGCCATTAAACGACTGCAACAAGCACAACTTCACCCCATTTCCATTTTCATTAAGCCAAAATCCATTGAAGCTCTTAT GGAAATGAATAAACGGCAGACATACGAACAAGCCAATAAAGTCTTCGACAAGGCAATGAAGCTTGAACAAGAATTTGGAGAATTCTTCACAG CCATAGTCCAGGGTGACTCACTAGAGGAGATCTACGATAAAATCAAGCTGATCATCGAGGAGCAGTCGGGGCCCTACATCTGGATCCCCTCTTCTGAAAAGCTCTGA